A stretch of DNA from Aspergillus flavus chromosome 3, complete sequence:
AGACCAAGATTTTGCCGACATTGGGACAGGCCGACAGCGGGATATCGCAGCTCACTATGGACCCCTCCATCAGGTTCGCCTGTGTTAAGCTTCGTAATGACCGGCAATTTGCATAAACTAATGACCTAGTTGCATAGCACCCGACGATGGGATATCCACAAGGGACTAGTCCTGAGTTCCAGGTCGTGTACGCAGACGAAAAAGTGTATGATAGCCTGCCCTCCGCACTGTATCCCCCGTCAGCTGATTGGTATATAGTGGAAATCTTCGTACTTTGCTTGGAACACGTACAAGCTATGACCTTTGGCACATAGATCAAACATTTACGCCCAACACACCTGGTGTAACATTCTTCTGGGTTCTTGAGACACCTGCGTCTGGCGGCGGGGATACAGCATTCACCTCACTGACAGCTGCCTATCAAGCTCTCTCGCCCACTTTTCGTGAAGGCCTACATCGGCTAAAACTCCTACACACCAGTGCCAGTGTGGGTGAGGTTGCGCGTATTGGGCAGGAAAGAGCGCTGAAGGATGCAGTACAAACGGAACATCCGCTTGTTATTGGACACCCGGTCACCCATGATCCTGTGTTATTTGTGAACCCAGCTATTGCCAGACAAGTGGTTGGTTATAAGCCCGAGGAGTCGGAAAACCTGCTATCGTTTCTGCACAATCATATTCGGTCATTGGATTTCAGCTGCCGGGTTTCATGGGAAAAGGGAACTGTTGTCGTATGGGATCAAGTGTGTCTCGTATCTTCATGTTTTAGCTTGAAGACTATGCTAACTTGTGCATCAGAGAGCAGTTGCACACTCAGCTGTGCCAGACTTCGAGGATGGTGACCGCCGACATATGGTTAGAATCATCGCATATGGCAGTCAGCCCCAGGCGGTTTCCGTGCATAAACCGTCTAAGAATGCCTCttagttttatatatgtCGAGTCTACTCCAAGATGAGAATTTACCAAGAAACGAGGTGAAAAATCCATTCAAACATTTGAAAAATCCGACAATGTCTTACAGCGGACTGTTCCTATCTTTGTTCTCTGTTCTCTCAGCTGCTCAATTACTCAATCTTTTAATATCTGTTCTAATAACTTACAACCTCACTTTGCCTACCACCACAAGTCATCACTTGCTAATATCTTCCACTCATACCCCTTACTATTCTTTGTATAACATACATCTCTAGATTGACTCGGTGGTAGCCTGTGATCTCtcacttttctcttctctttcgctAGTTCATCCTCACTTCATCACCTTACACTAATTTTATGCTCAACCACTCTTCAATAATAACTAATCTTTCAGCTATTCTATGAATTTCAGTTCTCATAGACACCATCCTCTTACTCTACCTGACCACAACTTTTCCAAGTCCCTTCCTTCGCCTCCTTCTTCAATCATGCATTGCTATTACCATAATCTCACCTGTCACCACATTCACCTGTGATCTTATATCTCTACACTTATCATTCCATAGAATCCATGCACATGTGACATTTAAGGCCTCAAATTCCAGCACGCCGGCTTGATTCTATTGATACTCTCCCCTAGCTACTCGATCACCTTTCCAATGCCGTGACTACTGTTCCCATCAAATGCTCGCATCTATCCTTTCTTACTATCCTGAACTACACCTACACTTACTAGCGAGTATCCGCTAGATTCGAAATTACACCACGATGCCTGACCCGGATTCTGACCATGATCTTGGTCATGCCGGGAATGGTAAGACTCCCCGAGAAAGGGCGTTCATAACCTTTTCATATGCTAACAAAAGGTAGACAAACATGACGGACCCCCCAGAAAGCTCAccccaagaagaggaaagaaagaactcCAAAGAATCCTCAAGCTTGAGACCGATAGTGAATGGCTCGAGTGGCTAAAAAGTGCACTAGTTGCCCCCTGGTGGAAAGAACTACACAGCGACTGTTTATCCAAGCCAAAATCAGGAAAGCCCGCCAGAGTCAGTCAGAAAGTGATTTTAGAAAGACTGACTCGCGGGGAGGCAAACGGAAAAACAAGATATAGCGCGCGATTTCCTGAAAAAGATGATTGGGATCTTGCTGATCATCTAGCACGCTTTGTGTATATGGTTAAGACCGAGAATTACAGGTCCAATCAGGGCGTTTTCTTCAGGAAGAACTTTCCCGAGCCATTCATGGAAGCCATTGTCTGGGCTCTTCTGAACTACATGAGGAGCACTGATGGAAGCTCTATATTAGGCAAGCGTCCATGCTCTGAGGAGTCCAAAGAAGAGCCACTGTTTTGCGTGGACTTGGAAGCAGACGAGCAGGACTCAGATCAGCCAAGTGTCGGAGAGCCTGAGCCGATAGATCTTACGATTGAGAAATGGCGCGAGGAGATGATTCATCCAAGAGAGCGGATTATCTTGACCAGATATTCTCCGAATTTCAATCCACAGGAAAAATATTGGCAGTTCCAACTTATATCGGAGGCCCTTAAGAAGGCTGAAATGGCTTCTGTCGATGGACAGATTGAAAATCTAGGGGATTTGTCAACCGAGCAGAACATCGCTTGGGAACCTACTTTGGGCCATTCCGTTGATGGTTTAGATCCTTCAGTGAACAGCCAAATTGATCATTTTGACCCAATGAAAATAGCCGCCACGGCAGATCTAGAAGCAAGTATAGCTGCAGAGATTGACGCGAGTGACTTTGAGTCCTCCATGTTGATCATTCCAACCGAAGAATCATTGGAGCGATTTGAAAAACATCGAAAGATCCTGGACAATCTTGAATATCAGATAAACAATCACGAAGAGGCCTGTCAGATTCTCAAAATCGCAAATCCTAGAGCACCGCGGATGAGATCTATGAACCGATCAGTCGCTCTGAAGTTCTGGCAACCGGTTGCCGTAGCCCGTTTGCTTGATATTCGTTCAAATACTAAGGTTCGAGGTGCTATCCTCGGTGATTCTGTGGGGCTAGGAAAGACGTGGGTGGCCATTGCCGTAATGCTTAAGGTCTGCATTGCCTCAAACCTGTTCACTAAATAAGCTAATCAAGGAAAAACTAACCATATGATATAGATATGGGAAGATTATAACCAATCTGTGAAAAAGGCAATAGGCGAAGGAAATGAACCACCGCCAGGTAAACCATTCCTGGTCGTCATGCCTCCATCACTTATCATGCAATGGTGTGCAGAGATCACTCGAGTCACAGACAAATTGCAAGTTGTGTTGTACTATGGCAGTAAGACATCCAAAGAGGGCATACGTCCAGTGAAGACCATACTGCACAAGGAACATGAGCTGTTTGATGGTTCACCAGCCAATGGTCGAAAAGTAGTTATTACCTCCTATCAGACATTCAGCAACCGCCATGGGTCCGCCGCCGCAAAAGCATGGTGTAGAAGAACGCATCAGGTTTATATGGAGGATATACCAACTCCACCAAATGGTTTTCCGCACCTCCTTGACGGTTGTTTTTCAGATGTGATTGTTGATGAGGGGCATACACTTCGAAATTCGGACACCTCACAGTCCAGGGCAGTCCACTGGTTGAAGGCGAGCTTCTATCTACTATTGACTGCCACCCCCATTTACAACTCTCGTGAAGACGTGCGCGGATATATTCCACTACTGTTTCGTCCACCCTCTCAAGGGGATATGCATATGTTGAAGGAGTTAGGGGGAGAAATTTTCAAATTGCCCCCTGAGGACCCTGCGAGAAACGTTTGCTGCACGAAAATGGCAGTGGAAGAGTACATTCTTGACAATAACGTGCCACCAATGGTGGCAGGGGAGCGCTTACGTGTCATATTTGGCCAGATCATGGTTAGGAGAACGTTATCATCTCGTATGGAGTCATTCGGTTCAAGGATGATAGGAAGCGATATACCGCCAACCCATCGCAGAGTTTGCACTACAGTATACAGTCGAAAAGAACACGATATGTATACTAGGCTTTCTGCTATTCATTATGATGGGCTATTCATGGAAGATCCGAGGGATCCGACCAAAATAGTTTGGAACATGGCCAAACTCCGCAAACTTTGTCTTTTGACCTCATGGCTAGGTTTCGATCATCTCGAGCATGCGCTCCACGCGCCCAAGATACCTAAAGCCTGCAAGGATCTGAAACAAGGGACTTTAGGAGCCGTCTTCGCACGAACCATAGTGGAGGAAATGAAGCCTCAATTCCAAGAGTCTATCTACCAGAGCATCGAAACGATAGTAGAAACGCGGAGAACCTGGGTTCTCGAGTTTCTCCTAAAGGGTTCGCCCAAGATGCGGGCTATGCTTCCCGTCCTGCGTGATCAGGTAATTGTTCATGGCGAAAAAGCAATGGTATGGACCCAGTTCCCCGCTGAACAGATCTATGTTGCAGCAATTCTTAAAGAGGCCAATATTGATGCGGAGGTTTTCCATGCAGGACTGACTCGTGATGAGAGGATGAAACTTGTCGAGCGGTTTACACAGAAGCATGACGAATGCATGGTATTGATATGTGCATATAATGTCAATGCTGCTGGCATGAATCTACAAAATCTCTGCCGCAACGTTCATATCCTCACAATGAGCTTGTCCAAGTCAGTTGTTAACCAGGCTATTGGAAGAGTAAGTCGACTTGGCCAAGAGCGTATGACGTTCGTCTATGAGTATCGCCTTCGGTCCTCCTTTGACGAAGACCTTGTTTCCCGCAGTGAGCGAAAAGCCCTCCCAGGTTTAGTCGCAGACCTCGGTGAGGGTTTCAGTTTCCCTTCAATCtcagaaggtgaagagggtCTAACCAACCGATGGGTACTGCGAGCTGGAGAGTTATATCAACTTGCACCTGGCGAGCTTATAAGAAAGGAGGACATCACAGAGAGTAGGCCTATTCTCGAGGAGTTAATGAGGTCTATGGAAGACACCATTTAGTTTATGAgttttctataatttttctttcttttatcGTTTGTGATGATACTGGCACCATTGAGAAAAGCTAACAAACCTCGCGTGCACCCCACAAGTATTGTCCAAaagaataattctaattGATGGGGTGGTGGAGCTAAAGAAATTCTGGAGTCAGGCTTTCAGAGTGCCAAAGGTCCGCCCTGGAGTTTTAGAGATATTACCTAGTCGATCCGCTGCGAATTAAGTATTTTTGTGTATTTTAATGAAATCGTCTCTTCAAGCGAGATGAATATCGAACTATAGAAACCCTCCTTGtctaatatactatagtactTGTATTAGTAGTCTTGGCGTTGGTCAACTGCACCGAGGCACGTGCGGAACCAGCGGATTCTCCCAGGTTGGATTAGCGCCGGATTTAGGGAGTTGACAACAACTAAAGGGAACTGCGACCTATCTTCAATACTTCCGCTGACATCGAGGCTCATGTTCTAGGACATGATGCACTCAGAATTTCCGTCATTCTGATACCATTATACTCATCCCACTGAGGTGATCTCATCCTACCGCGAACTGTTGATCTCGCCGCGAATGTCTTGTACTTGACGCCTGAACTTCAGATCTAGCCCAGCAGGCCGGCAAGTGCCGTCCAACCAAGCAGTCAGCCATGTCTGTCTTGCAAGGGACTATGAATGTACCTATGACTACATCCACTGCACAAGCTCTTAATACAACGATCCCGGCCGCCGCTACCTCTGCACTATCCTCTTCTGCGCGCGAACTGCTCGCCGCCCCGTTCCGTCGTTTCTCCGCACTCTCGTCGCATGTCAACCGGCTGGTGGGGTTACCGAGTATGGCAACATATTTGCGAGGCTCAGAATTGGCAGGACCAGCAGGGGGTGCAGTGGTAGAAGCGACACAGACAGCGGCAGAGGCCGCCAGGGAAGGCGTCGTTGAAGCCGCCGCGCAGGCCGACTCAAGTTACCATCTGACCGACATCTTCCAGGCTGTTATTAAGTTCAGTGGGTTCTTTTCCTACTTGACTAGTCGATGGTCTTTGGCTTGCTTCACTGTGGTAAAGTTCTACCTGCCAGATAGTTTTCATGGTCATCTTGCCCTAATAGATCAAAGGCCCTTGTTCTGAACAGGATCACCATATATGCGTCTACCCGGCGACACCTCCATCTTGATTGGAGCCGGCGACTAGCTTTACGAATTATACCGATCCTTCTTTTTATATCTCAGATTCACTCCCTACTCCGCACAATCCGTTGCCAGACGTCGACCGAGTACTCGCTCATTCGATACGGCACTCCCGGGAAACGTTTGTTGTTTGATCATGCTGGGGGCGGAGGGTTTCTGTATTCACTCGGCTCCACACTTTTACCATGGGAGACCGATGAGCAATCTTGCAGTGCAATGAACATGGGCCGGCCCGCTAGTTCCTCGGATATTTCCTACGGATCGTTTGTGCTTCTCTGGCCAGTGTTCCTCCGGCTGTGCCTAAGCCACTTTGTTGAAACACTTTCGTGCGCGCTACAGGGAAGAGCAGTGGTTACAGAAGCTGGGATGTCTATTTTCGAGCATTCTCTTGCATTTGCCGAGGCGGAGTCTACAATTAGTCAAACGCTTGGGCTAGGACTGTTTGGTCTACCCAAGCAAAGTGCTAGCAAAGATGACTTAGGAGAAAGCGCCCAATCCACCCTTCATCTACTTAGTAGGACTCAAGTTCTCGAGCGGATGAATGTGACCCCAGAGCTACTTCTGATCGCTTTGATATCATGTTGCAATAGCCTCACTTCAAACGTCCTAGATGTGTTTGGTAAACAGAGCCGGTACCGGTTGTTCAACACGGCATTCTGGGGCCTTTGCTTCATGTCTACCATGGCGTGGGGCTTGGTGAAAGGCTCGTCTGTGGGAAGTGAGAATGTGGTCTTAAAATTTCCCACAGTTTGCATCGTGGGATTCGTACCACATCTGCTAATTCTATCGGGCATTATCACATGCGCTGTGATCTATATGCTTGCTCTCCTCATCACAGCTTTCTCCCTTCCTGTCGATACTCCTCAGCCGTTGTCGCTTCGGGAAAGATTCACACTGGCACATGAGAATATGCAGGGCGCTACCCAGTTTCACAATATTCGATTCAATAGACACGAAGACTTCTATACCACCCTGTTGAGAATTGGATATACCGCCCTGACTGCGGCCAGCGAGGCGGTGTTTCTGAACGAAGGCAAAGGAGTTGTTGCTCGGAGTATGACATGGCTAGAAGAAGATAGGTTAGCGGAGATCGAATGGTCACGACAAAGGCGATCTCTTCGGGACCCCGTCAGCCATACGAGTGACATTCCTTTCGGAGGTGGCGAATCTGTGGACTTCGATATACCGGAAGCGCCTTCCGATTGGGAAAGTGGATATGGCcgggaaaagaagatcgagaagcccaagaatgGATCAAGATCCCTGCGAACTCAGACAGACCCGGGTGGTGTAGGGGCCTTCCGAGGCATGGTCCGATGGTACCAtggctttgctttcttccgTGGAATTTTCTATCTCCTCCTTAGATGGACCGCTTATGGCTTGGACAAGCTGTTGAGCAAGATTGGAATTAGTGCCCGACCGCAATGGCTGAAAACTATAGTAAGATCGCGTAAGAGTCGACCCCAAGAACTGAAGAACAAACAAACGGAGTCCCTCGATTTCTGGATCTTGACGGATACTGGCGAGTTGGTGCTACCGGCGGATCACGAGTTTGACGTAGAAACAGAAATGAGGAAGCGGGAACGATCAGGGGCAACGCTTTGGGAGCAGTCGGATGAGCAGCGACTCGATGACAAGCTCTACGGCTGGTGGAAGGCTGGAGGCTCATGGGGTGACCGCGACTTGAGCTCAGACTACTCACCACCCGAAAACGATATTGATGACACGACCAGTGTCGTCTCAATGTCTACGACCGCAGACTCCGAATGGGAGGATGAATCGGACGGTCGCCGTACACCCACCCGCGATAACCCTTTCCCTTCAGGTTTCTCTCGCGAAAGCACTACCGTACAAGAATCGATGGTGGATATTAGCTCTTTCGCGCGCTTGCTCGATCCGCGTGATCAGGAAAGCAGGCAGGAAGCACGCATCCTAGCTGCCCATCTTGCTGCCGGTCAAGAGGGCCGAATACTGACTCGACGTCGCTTTCAGCAACAGATAGAGCATGAAAGGGCACAGGTATTACTGTCATCTCGATTGTCTCAGGAAATAAGATCCGAAAAACGAAAGCCTACCATGGAAGAGGAGAGCGAGATACTTGAAAAACTTATCCTCTCCCGACGCTCAAGCGCTTCTGTCCGTGCTGACGAGCAGTCCTGGGAATCTGGCGCCTCCGGATTGGGACCAAGCGGGCCACCGTGTGTTATCTGCCAGACAAACCCACGTTCAGTCATTACATGGCCATGCCGATGCCTCTGCGTTTGCGAAGAGTGTAGGGTGAGCCTTGCAATGAACAATTTTGGTAGTTGTGTGACTTGCCGCCAGGACGTTGGGGGATTCGTGCGGCTGTGGGTACCATAGAATTCCTTTCTTCCAATTCAATTCTACTACTTTTTTAATGTTCTTCTACGACGGCGTTACCCTGATGGACATACCATTGCATATATTACtacaccatcatcatcatcatatcaCCACTTATCTTCGTTCTCGTTTTAGTTTTCATATAAAATGTACTCTCCTTACATACCCGATGATAAGCAAAAGGATCAGTACTACTGCATATCATCCAACGTGATTTAATATTTGACCAAACCTGTTTATTAACAAAGGTAGGTAGAAAGTAAGCTAGGGAGcaacaaaagcaaacaatTCCAACAATCACGAACCAAAAGGCCAGACAGAAGGTAAAAACAAGCAAAGCAATcattaaaattatattattacaaACCCCAAGCCTAAGTCATCATACTATCATTCAATATCAGCAGGGACGACAATCATGGAGAGACGTACCCCTTCCACCGAAGAGTAAACATCGAGTCCCACTAAGGAATCAAAGGTGGTAATACGCAGCCACAGCAGCGATAGCCACACCGGCCAAGCCCCCGGTAACTTGTGCTGCTCCATTTGTCTTAAGAGGAGGGGTAGCTGAGCTGCTTGCTCTGCCCGAAGAGGAAGCACCACCTGCACCTCCGCCAGCACCACCAGTGTGAGTGGATGctcctggagaagaagagacatggGATGAGCTAAGTGCCGAAGACGAGGGCTTGGGGCTGGAGGATGCATGAGAGGAGACGGTGGGGATGGTCATGGAGCCTGTGGGTGATGCCCTTGTTCCTGTGCCTGTTGCCGTTGCcgttgtggttgtggttgacTGGGGGGTAGTTGAGGCTCCTGGGTTAGGCACGCTGATGGGATGGCCAGCTGAGGAGCATGCGGAGACGACGATATTAGAGACGGCTTTGTGTGGTGATTAGCCTATTAGTTCCAGGAGTAGTCCGGGGGGGATGGAGACGTACAAGATTGCTCGGCGAGAGGACAGGCTTGTGCAACACATGGACTGACTTTGGGGACGAGCTCGGGCTTCTGGCAGTGGCACGCGAAATCGGTTAAGGATGGGCATCCATCGCCTTGCAGAGCGTTGACGAGACATGACGCCTGTAGGATTGGTTAGTGTTGTTCGGTGGTTGTGAAGGGGAGTGGTGGACTTTACTGCGCAGGGTGGGATATTGGGGAGGGTTTGGGCAGCGGCCAGACTGGCAAACAGGATGATCATATGGTGGATGAGCTGCATATTGGTAGCTTAGATGCTTCTGtgaaaagaatagaaggGAAGTTGGAGTGATATCGAAACGAGTGTCGAGATGTAACGAGCGGTGGCGACGACGGAGTTATATCTCTCGGGAGAAATGAGCGTCTTTTTATAAGCCATGAGGGGAACGTTTCACCAGATTCAGGGAATTGCATCACATGTTTATTAACGTTAAGATTAGAGCTTGTTTGATTACAAGCTTCTATGGTCAGGACGGTGCGATTCTTCTGGTTGGGGGAAGTCTATCCAATCGTTCCTGGACCGTCGCGCCATGTGACATGCAACCTGAACCATACCTCAGTTCATTCTCTGGTACACCTGGGGAGTAAGACCTCCTTTGGTGCGGTTGGCGTCGCCCCAatacgtactccgtacacccTGGGGATAATCAAGGTACGGCACAGGGACGTAAGCAACGCTAATTATGATGCCTTTTTGACCTATTGACTTCACTATTGCAGAAGGCATACGTAGGCTCGGACCAGGGTGCTCTGTACCTATACGCTGGAGTGTCATTTGGATGAGGTGCTAGGATTGCGAAGCTACTAGGATGAGAGCGGGCTTGTACAGATCACTGGCCATGTTATTGGTGAGCACCGTGCAAACAATTTCGATACCTGGCTAGTTGAAAGGCAAGAAGTCTGTAAAGCTGTCGATATCAAAAGCCTGAAGTAGGACTACTGCCATGGGTAGTAAACACTTTTAGGGCTAGAAACGTAACCAAGCACTTACTAGCTCGTATGGAGACTCGATCTGACTGGACCACATATTTAGCACTCTGGCTAGTAGATTGCAATTTCACTCCTGCTACCACTCATGTGCTATAAGGACAAAGGTAAGATATGGCGAAGCCATCGGGGCATGGGTCAATGTGTCACAGGTGGCGAATCAAAACAGCCTATACCGAGAACACAAAGTCCAGTGAGACGGCTCCGGGACTTTGCTGATAGGTTTCTACCAACCCGTAAAGTAAGACATCTACTAGGATCTTGTGCAATGGGGCCTGGCCGAGAACAAAGCAAGTGTAACATAGGCGAGTTACTGTCTGTTCGCGTGTGGCTGTCGTCAAAGAGGGTT
This window harbors:
- a CDS encoding putative alpha-ketoglutarate-dependent sulfonate dioxygenase (putative taurine catabolism dioxygenase), which gives rise to MPNDASAPLYPAYLPVRPEGFTPTLKVPLQDIPEAGCRADPSVPEIYTKDSQLKSITPRIGTEIRGVQLSQLSTDGLDQLALLAAQRGVLVFRDQDFADIGTGRQRDIAAHYGPLHQHPTMGYPQGTSPEFQVVYADEKVGNLRTLLGTRTSYDLWHIDQTFTPNTPGVTFFWVLETPASGGGDTAFTSLTAAYQALSPTFREGLHRLKLLHTSASVGEVARIGQERALKDAVQTEHPLVIGHPVTHDPVLFVNPAIARQVVGYKPEESENLLSFLHNHIRSLDFSCRVSWEKGTVVVWDQRAVAHSAVPDFEDGDRRHMVRIIAYGSQPQAVSVHKPSKNAS
- a CDS encoding putative DNA repair helicase rad5,16, with translation MVKTENYRSNQGVFFRKNFPEPFMEAIVWALLNYMRSTDGSSILGKRPCSEESKEEPLFCVDLEADEQDSDQPSVGEPEPIDLTIEKWREEMIHPRERIILTRYSPNFNPQEKYWQFQLISEALKKAEMASVDGQIENLGDLSTEQNIAWEPTLGHSVDGLDPSVNSQIDHFDPMKIAATADLEASIAAEIDASDFESSMLIIPTEESLERFEKHRKILDNLEYQINNHEEACQILKIANPRAPRMRSMNRSVALKFWQPVAVARLLDIRSNTKVRGAILGDSVGLGKTWVAIAVMLKIWEDYNQSVKKAIGEGNEPPPGKPFLVVMPPSLIMQWCAEITRVTDKLQVVLYYGSKTSKEGIRPVKTILHKEHELFDGSPANGRKVVITSYQTFSNRHGSAAAKAWCRRTHQVYMEDIPTPPNGFPHLLDGCFSDVIVDEGHTLRNSDTSQSRAVHWLKASFYLLLTATPIYNSREDVRGYIPLLFRPPSQGDMHMLKELGGEIFKLPPEDPARNVCCTKMAVEEYILDNNVPPMVAGERLRVIFGQIMVRRTLSSRMESFGSRMIGSDIPPTHRRVCTTVYSRKEHDMYTRLSAIHYDGLFMEDPRDPTKIVWNMAKLRKLCLLTSWLGFDHLEHALHAPKIPKACKDLKQGTLGAVFARTIVEEMKPQFQESIYQSIETIVETRRTWVLEFLLKGSPKMRAMLPVLRDQVIVHGEKAMVWTQFPAEQIYVAAILKEANIDAEVFHAGLTRDERMKLVERFTQKHDECMVLICAYNVNAAGMNLQNLCRNVHILTMSLSKSVVNQAIGRVSRLGQERMTFVYEYRLRSSFDEDLVSRSERKALPGLVADLGEGFSFPSISEGEEGLTNRWVLRAGELYQLAPGELIRKEDITESRPILEELMRSMEDTI
- a CDS encoding putative ubiquitin-protein ligase, with translation MSVLQGTMNVPMTTSTAQALNTTIPAAATSALSSSARELLAAPFRRFSALSSHVNRLVGLPSMATYLRGSELAGPAGGAVVEATQTAAEAAREGVVEAAAQADSSYHLTDIFQAVIKFSGFFSYLTSRWSLACFTVALVLNRITIYASTRRHLHLDWSRRLALRIIPILLFISQIHSLLRTIRCQTSTEYSLIRYGTPGKRLLFDHAGGGGFLYSLGSTLLPWETDEQSCSAMNMGRPASSSDISYGSFVLLWPVFLRLCLSHFVETLSCALQGRAVVTEAGMSIFEHSLAFAEAESTISQTLGLGLFGLPKQSASKDDLGESAQSTLHLLSRTQVLERMNVTPELLLIALISCCNSLTSNVLDVFGKQSRYRLFNTAFWGLCFMSTMAWGLVKGSSVGSENVVLKFPTVCIVGFVPHLLILSGIITCAVIYMLALLITAFSLPVDTPQPLSLRERFTLAHENMQGATQFHNIRFNRHEDFYTTLLRIGYTALTAASEAVFLNEGKGVVARSMTWLEEDRLAEIEWSRQRRSLRDPVSHTSDIPFGGGESVDFDIPEAPSDWESGYGREKKIEKPKNGSRSLRTQTDPGGVGAFRGMVRWYHGFAFFRGIFYLLLRWTAYGLDKLLSKIGISARPQWLKTIVRSRKSRPQELKNKQTESLDFWILTDTGELVLPADHEFDVETEMRKRERSGATLWEQSDEQRLDDKLYGWWKAGGSWGDRDLSSDYSPPENDIDDTTSVVSMSTTADSEWEDESDGRRTPTRDNPFPSGFSRESTTVQESMVDISSFARLLDPRDQESRQEARILAAHLAAGQEGRILTRRRFQQQIEHERAQVLLSSRLSQEIRSEKRKPTMEEESEILEKLILSRRSSASVRADEQSWESGASGLGPSGPPCVICQTNPRSVITWPCRCLCVCEECRVSLAMNNFGSCVTCRQDVGGFVRLWVP